In Fundulus heteroclitus isolate FHET01 chromosome 18, MU-UCD_Fhet_4.1, whole genome shotgun sequence, a single genomic region encodes these proteins:
- the LOC105915888 gene encoding clathrin heavy chain 1 isoform X5 encodes MAQILPIRFQEHLQLQNLGINPANIGFSTLTMESDKFICVREKVGEQAQVVIIDMADPNNPIRRPISADSAIMNPASKVIALKDAAKTLQIFNIEMKSKMKAHTMTDDVTFWKWISLNTVALVTDNAVYHWSMEGDSQPIKVFDRHSSLAGCQIINYRTDAKQKWLLLIGISAQQNRVVGAMQLYSVDRKVSQPIEGHAAGFAQFKMEGNTEESTLFCFAVRGQAGGKLHIIEVGTPPSGNQPFPKKAVDVFFPPEAQNDFPVAMQISSKQDVVFLITKYGYIHLYDLETGTCIYMNRISGETIFVTAPHEPTAGIIGVNRKGQVLSVCVEEENIIPYITNVLQNPDLALRMAVRNNLAGAEELFARKFNTLFAAGNYSEAAKVAANAPKGILRTPDTIRRFQSVPAQPGQTSPLLQYFGILLDQGQLNKFESLELCRPVLQQGRKQLLEKWLKEDKLECSEELGDLVKSVDPTLALSVYLRANVPNKVIQCFAETGQFQKIVLYAKKVGYTPDWIFLLRNVMRISPEQGLQFSQMLVQDEEPLADITQIVDVFMEYNLIQQCTSFLLDALKNNRPMEGPLQTRLLEMNLVHAPQVADAILGNQMFTHYDRAHVAQLCEKAGLLQRALEHYTDLYDIKRAVVHTHLLNPEWLVNFFGSLSVEDSLECLRAMLSANIRQNLQICVQVASKYHEQLTTQSLTELFESFKSFEGLFYFLGSIVNFSQDPEVHFKYIQAACKTGQIKEVERISRESNCYDPERVKNFLKEAKLTDQLPLIIVCDRFDFVHDLVLYLYRNSLQKYIEIYVQKVNPSRLPVVIGGLLDVDCAEDVIKNLIMVVRGQFSTDELVAEVEKRNRLKLLMPWLEARIHEGCEEPATHNALAKIYIDSNNNPERFLRENPYYDSRVVGKYCEKRDPHLACVAYERGQCDQELIHVCNENSLFKSLSRYLVRRKNPELWASVLLETNNYRRPLIDQVVQTALSETQDPEEVSVTVKAFMTADLPNELIELLEKIVLDNSVFSEHRNLQNLLILTAIKADRTRVMEYINRLDNYDAPDIANIAISNELFEEAFAIFRKFDVNTSAVQVLIEHIGNLDRAYEFAERCNEPPVWSQLAKAQLQKGMVKEAIDSYIKADDPSAYMEVGQAAAQSGNWEDLVKFLQMARKKARESYVETELIFALAKTNRLAELEEFINGPNNAHIQQVGDRCYDDKMYEAAKLLYNNVSNFGRLASTLVHLGEYQAAVDGARKANSTRTWKEVCFACVDGKEFRLAQMCGLHIVVHADELEELINYYQDRGYFEELITMLEAALGLERAHMGMFTELAILYSKFKPQKMREHLELFWSRVNIPKVLRAAEQAHLWAELVFLYDKYEEYDNAIITMMSHPSDAWKEGQFKDIVTKVANVELYYKAVQFYMEFKPLLLNDLLIVLSPRLDHSRAVNFFSKMKQLPLVKPYLRSVQNHNNKAVNEALNNLFINEEDYAALRTSIDAYDNFDNISLALSLEKHELIEFRRIAAYLFKGNNRWKQSVELCKTDKLYKDAMQYASESKDTELAEELLAWFLKEDKKECFAACLFTCYDLLRPDVVLETAWRHNIMDFSMPYFIQVMREYLSKVDAIKEKEWSHPSASEITPRWTSLKPLSL; translated from the exons CTCCAGAACCTGGGGATCAACCCAGCCAACATTGGCTTCAGCACTCTGACCATGGAGTCTGACAAGTTCATCTGCGTCAGGGAGAAAGTGGGCGAGCAGGCCCAGGTGGTCATCATCGACATGGCCGACCCCAACAACCCCATCCGCCGCCCCATCTCTGCTGACAGCGCCATCATGAACCCCGCCAGCAAAGTTATTGCCCTTAAAG ACG CCGCCAAGACCCTGCAGATCTTTAACATTGAGATGAAAAGCAAGATGAAGGCTCACACCATGACGGACGACGTGACGTTCTGGAAGTGGATCTCCCTCAACACCGTCGCCCTGGTCACAGACAACGCCGTGTACCACTGGAGCATGGAGGGCGACTCTCAACCGATCAAAGTCTTCGACCGTCACTCCAGCCTGGCAGGCTGCCAGATCATCAACTACCGCACTGACGCCAAACAGAAGTGGCTGCTCCTCATCGGGATCTCAGCACAG CAAAACCGTGTGGTCGGGGCCATGCAGTTGTACTCTGTGGATAGGAAGGTCTCTCAGCCCATTGAGGGTCACGCTGCTGGCTTTGCACAATTTAAGATGGAGGGCAACACTGAAGAATCCACCCTGTTTTGCTTTGCTGTGCGGGGACAAGCGGGAGGAAAG CTTCATATTATCGAAGTCGGAACCCCGCCGAGCGGAAACCAACCATTTCCCAAAAAAGCCGTGGATGTTTTCTTTCCTCCAGAAGCCCAGAATGACTTCCCCGTCGCTATGCAG ATCAGTTCCAAGCAGGATGTAGTCTTTCTCATCACAAAGTACGGCTACATCCACCTGTATGACCTGGAGACCGGAACCTGCATCTACATGAACCGGATCAGCGGGGAGACCATTTTTGTCACAGCGCCACATGAACCCACAGCTGGTATCATCGGAGTCAACAGGAAAGGACAG gttCTGTCAGTGTGCGTGGAGGAGGAGAACATCATCCCCTACATTACCAACGTCCTCCAAAACCCAGACTTGGCTCTACGCATGGCTGTACGCAACAACCTTGCTGGTGCTGAGGAACTATTCGCTCGCAAGTTTAACACCCTGTTTGCTGCAGGAAATTACTCAGAAGCAGCCAAGGTGGCGGCCAACGCCCCTAAG GGCATCCTGCGGACGCCGGACACCATTCGCAGGTTCCAAAGTGTCCCAGCACAACCGGGCCAGACGTCTCCTTTGCTCCAGTACTTTGGCATCCTGCTGGACCAAGGCCAGCTGAACAAGTTTGAGTCGCTGGAGCTGTGCAGGCCCGTTCTTCAGCAGGGCCGCAAGCAGCTACTGGAAAAATGGCTAAAGGAGGACAAg CTGGAATGCTCCGAGGAGCTTGGAGACCTGGTGAAGTCTGTTGATCCCACGCTCGCCCTCAGTGTGTATCTCAGAGCGAACGTGCCCAACAAAGTCATTCAGTGCTTCGCAGAGACCGGCCAGTTTCAGAAGATTGTTCTTTATGCCAAGAAG GTGGGCTACACACCAGACTGGATCTTCTTGCTGAGGAACGTTATGCGGATCAGTCCAGAACAAGGTCTCCAGTTCTCCCAGATGCTGGTCCAGGACGAGGAACCTCTTGCTGATATTACACAG ATTGTTGACGTGTTCATGGAGTACAACCTGATCCAGCAGTGCACGTCGTTCTTACTAGATGCTCTGAAAAACAACAGGCCCATGGAAGGACCCCTGCAGACGCGTTTGCTGGAGATGAACCTGGTCCACGCGCCGCAG GTTGCAGACGCCATCCTCGGCAACCAGATGTTCACCCACTACGACCGCGCCCATGTTGCACAGCTGTGTGAGAAGGCCGGCCTCCTGCAGAGGGCGCTGGAACATTATACGGACCTGTACGACATAAAGCGAGCCGTGGTGCACACGCACCTTCTCAACCCAGAG TGGTTGGTGAATTTCTTCGGCTCCCTCTCGGTAGAGGACTCCCTGGAGTGTCTGAGGGCCATGCTGTCGGCCAACATCCGCCAGAACCTGCAGATCTGCGTGCAGGTCGCTTCCAAGTACCACGAGCAGCTGACAACCCAGTCCCTCACCGAGCTCTTTGAGTCCTTCAAGAGCTTTGAAG GATTATTCTACTTCTTGGGTTCTATCGTGAACTTTAGTCAGGATCCAGAGGTCCACTTCAAATATATCCAAGCTGCCTGCAAAACAGGCCAGATTAAAGAGGTGGAGCGAATCTCTAGAGAAAGTAACTGCTACGACCCGGAACGTGTGAAGAACTTCCTGAAG GAGGCCAAGCTCACAGACCAGCTGCCTTTAATCATTGTCTGCGACCGCTTTGACTTTGTCCACGACCTGGTCCTCTACCTGTATCGCAACAGCCTTCAGAAGTACATTGAGATCTACGTTCAGAAG GTCAACCCCAGCCGTCTGCCGGTGGTCATCGGAGGCTTGCTGGACGTGGACTGCGCCGAGGACGTCATTAAGAACCTGATCATGGTGGTTAGGGGCCAGTTTTCCACTGATGAACTGGTCGCTGAGGTGGAGAAAAGAAATCG TCTGAAGTTGTTAATGCCCTGGTTGGAGGCTCGTATCCATGAAGGCTGCGAGGAGCCTGCGACCCACAACGCTTTGGCCAAGATCTACATCGACAGCAACAACAACCCCGAGCGCTTCCTAAGGGAGAACCCTTACTATGACAGCCGTGTGGTGGGCAAATACTGCGAGAAGAGAGACCCACACCTGGCCTGCGTGGCGTACGAGAGAGGACAGTGTGACCAGGAGCTCATTCAC GTGTGCAATGAAAACTCGCTGTTCAAGAGTCTGTCCCGCTACCTCGTCCGTCGCAAGAACCCCGAGCTGTGGGCGAGTGTCCTGCTGGAGACCAACAACTACAGAAGGCCCCTCATCGACCAG GTGGTCCAGACAGCCTTATCGGAGACCCAGGATCCAGAGGAAGTGTCCGTCACAGTCAAGGCTTTCATGACGGCCGACCTGCCCAATGAGCTCATTGAGCTGCTGGAGAAGATCGTGCTGGACAATTCTGTCTTCAGTGAGCACAG AAACCTCCAGAACCTGCTCATCCTGACGGCCATCAAAGCGGACCGAACCCGCGTTATGGAGTACATTAATCGCCTTGACAACTACGACGCCCCAGACATAGCAAACATCGCCATCAGTAACGAGCTGTTTGAGGAGGCCTTTGCCATCTTCAGAAAGTTCGATGTCAACACCTCTGCTGTGCAG GTTCTGATTGAGCACATTGGCAACTTGGACAGAGCCTATGAGTTTGCAGAGCGCTGCAACGAGCCTCCAGTGTGGAGTCAGCTGGCCAAAGCCCAGCTCCAGAAGGGGATGGTCAAAGAAGCCATCGACTCCTACATCAAGGCTGATGACCCGTCTGCTTACATGGAGGTGGGACAGGCTGCAGCCCAGAGCG GAAACTGGGAGGACTTGGTGAAGTTCCTGCAGATGGCTCGTAAGAAGGCCCGTGAGTCCTACGTTGAGACGGAGCTGATCTTTGCTTTGGCCAAAACCAATCGCCTGGCAGAGCTGGAAGAGTTCATCAATGGTCCCAACAACGCCCACATTCAGCAG GTGGGCGACCGGTGTTACGATGACAAGATGTACGAAGCTGCCAAGCTGCTTTACAACAACGTGTCCAACTTTGGCCGTCTGGCCTCCACCTTGGTGCACCTGGGAGAATACCAGGCAGCCGTGGACGGAGCGCGCAAGGCCAACAGCACCCGCACCTGGAAAGAG GTCTGTTTCGCTTGTGTGGACGGGAAGGAGTTCCGCCTCGCCCAGATGTGCGGTCTGCACATTGTCGTCCATGCCGACGAGCTGGAGGAACTGATCAACTACTACCAG GACCGTGGTTACTTTGAGGAGCTGATCACCATGCTGGAGGCGGCTCTGGGCCTGGAGCGCGCTCACATGGGCATGTTCACTGAGCTGGCCATCCTTTATTCCAAGTTCAAACCCCAGAAGATGAGGGAACACCTGGAGCTCTTCTGGTCCCGCGTCAACATTCCCAAA GTTCTCAGGGCAGCCGAACAAGCCCACCTCTGGGCTGAGCTGGTGTTCCTCTATGACAAGTACGAGGAATATGACAACGCCATCATCACCATGATGAGCCATCCATCCGACGCCTGGAAGGAGGGTCAGTTCAAAGACATTGTCACCAAg GTGGCAAACGTGGAGTTGTACTACAAGGCCGTCCAGTTTTACATGGAGTTCAAGCCGCTGCTCCTCAACGACCTGCTCATCGTGCTCTCCCCGAGACTGGACCACAGTCGTGCTGTCAACTTCTTCAGCAAG ATGAAACAGCTGCCTCTGGTCAAACCTTACCTGCGATCGGTGCAGAATCACAACAACAAGGCCGTGAACGAGGCCCTCAACAACCTCTTCATCAACGAGGAAGACTATGCG GCGCTGCGAACGTCCATCGACGCGTACGATAACTTCGACAACATCTCGCTGGCTCTGAGCCTGGAGAAGCACGAGCTGATCGAGTTCAGGAGGATCGCCGCCTACCTCTTCAAAGGCAACAACCGCTGGAAACAGAGCGTCGAGCTCTGCAAGACGGACAAGCTCTACAAG GACGCCATGCAGTACGCGTCAGAGTCCAAAGACACAGAGCTGGCCGAGGAGCTCCTAGCTTGGTTCCTGAAGGAAGACAAGAAGGAGTGCTTCGCCGCCTGCCTGTTCACCTGCTACGACCTGCTGCGGCCGGACGTGGTGCTGGAAACCGCCTGGCGACACAACATCATGGACTTCTCCATGCCGTACTTCATCCAGGTCATGAGGGAGTACCTCTCAAAG GTTGATGCGATAAAGGAAAAG GAATGGTCCCATCCGTCAGCCAGTGAGATAACCCCGAG GTGGACAAGCTTGAAGCCTCTGAGTCTCTGA